CAAAGCATTGGAGACGTCTTGGTCAGCGCGGCTGTCAACGACTACGAACTCCGGAAGGTGAACAAGTTGGGCGTTGTCATTCCACGAGGGCATACCCCACCGCATCGCCCTTGCTGGTTGATCGCTTCAACGGGCTGAAGCACGTGTATTTGCCTGACGGCAGTGATGGTTTCCCGAAGATACAGGAGGGAGTGCTCCTGTCCGGTAACGCTCTGATCGACAACATTGACTATCGCCAGAGTTTGATCGAGTTGGCTGGGACCGAGGTCATCGGTGGTGAGATGGAGGGGCGTGGCCTGCACGAATCGGCCCTTTTCCACGACGTCCATTGGATTATTGTCAAGGCGGTCTGCGACTTTGGAGATGGGAACAAGGGCGCTGAGTCGAAAGAGCGTGATCAGAAACTTGCCGCTAAGCACGCTGCACTCGTCGTGCACATGGCCCTAGATGGGGAAGGGCTGTACCAGCCGAATCTCGACGCTCGGCGCCCAGCGCCAGTGGGACCCCCTCGGCTGCCGCCCTTCATAGACGCAGACGGCCCTTGGGTGCCTAACCGTGGGACCACACCAGTCGTCCTGTGGACGGCGACACAGCGCCAACTCGGACAGCCGGCAGCGTGGACGTCATGGACCACCTGCTGGCGTGGGCCCATGCCCCAGCCTCCTCCAGCGCGTTCGCCCTGTTGGGGGAGTACGGCATGGGCAAGACCGTCACCTTACAGAGATTCGCGCGCCACCTGCGCAAACTCCGGCCCAAAGACCCGACGATACCCCTGTCGTTGTACTTGGACCTGCGAGAAGTGACTGGCCTTGAGCACGGCGTCCCTACGTTGGACCAGATCGTGACTGAAGTGATGAAGCGAAGCTGGCCGAACGGCGACCTTCCTGCATACACCATGGAGAATTTCGAGAGCTGGATCAGCCAACCCGCGGTCGTGATTTTCGACGGTTTGGACGAGGTGCTGGTGAAGCTCTCCGCTGGTGACGGGCAGACCTTCACCCGCACTCTCCTCAGCCTGGCCCCGCGACTTGGGGATGCACGTTGCGGCCGTCTGAAGATAATGGTCTCCTGCCGGACCGAGTACTTCCGGACGCTGAGCAACCAGCTTAACCACTTCACGGGTCACCGCCCACCTGGGCACATGCAGGCTGACTCCTCCAGCGTCCTAATTCTTCGCCCTTTCGAAGATGGAGAGGTTCGCACTTATCTCAGTACTGTTTTCCCCGGTCAGGACTTGAACAAGATTCTCGAGACGATTCACAGTATCCACGGCCTTGACGAACTCACCCGGCGCCCTTACACGCTGTCTCTCGTCGCCCGCTTTCTGCCCGAGATCGAATTGGACCGCGCAGCCGGCAAAACGGTGTACGGCGTGTCCCTGTATAGACGTACGGCAAATGCATGGTTGGAGCGTGACGACGGCAAGCACCAGATTAGGGCCGAAGATAAGCAGATGTTTACTGCCACGCTGGCAGCCCGTATGTGGGCGGAACGCGAAACATCCCTGCCTATCCGTGTCATTGAACGGTGGTTCCGGGAATGGCTCGACTTGGAGCCCGGACTACGAAGCCGATATGAACACTTCCACCCAGATCGGTTGGAGGAGGACTTGCGTGCTGCCACTTTCCTCACCCGAACGGACGTAAACGAAAGCAGTACTTTTCGTTTTGCCCATACCTCGTTGCAGGAGTACTTCCTTGCCATGCACCTCGTAGAAGCAATCCGGAGTAATCGCCCCGAACATTGGGCGCTCCCAACTCTGAGCTATGCGACCCTCGACTTCATCGGCCAACTACTGGCAGAGGCTAGGCAACCCAAGCTCTTGACCACTCTTGCATCGTGGTCAGCACCGTACCGGGTCCAGGCCAGTGAGAACTTACTGGCCTACGCGGTGAGAGCCATTGGTCGTGGATGGCCGGTCCCAGTCCTGCGCGGATTGGACATGAGAGGGGCACAACTTGATAACCTGAAGATCCCAGCATTTGGCACTTTCCACTCACCCCTCGATCTGTCCGGAGCGCAGTTCCGAGGCGCGTCGCTTCGACATGCAGCACTGTACAATGCGAATCTCGACGGAGCGGACTTTCAGGGTGCCAACCTGTTTCAGGCCTACTTCCTTAGATGCTCCCTCAACTCGACACGCTTTGTCGCTGCGGACCTAGTCAGTACAGTGTTTCGTGACTGCATTCTCACGGTCACTGAGTTTGACGATTCGGACATCCGAGGAGCCCAGCAGCTACGGTGTCTCGATCCAAACCCATCTTTCTTGGCAGCCCCTGCACGATTTCCGGCAGCACAATTGCCTTCGGATCGCCTCCGCTGGAACGCGATCCATTCGAACTTGGCCGTGTTTTCCCCAGATGGGACTGTATTGGCCACTGCCGGTAACGATGGAACGGTCCGGCTGTGGGAGGTCGGCTCCGGGGCGGAGCGAACAGTCTCCGAGGGCCACACCGGGTGGGTTCGTTCGGCGGTGTTTTCCCCTGATGGGTCAC
The Arthrobacter alpinus genome window above contains:
- a CDS encoding NACHT and WD40 repeat domain-containing protein, which gives rise to MDGDTAPTRTAGSVDVMDHLLAWAHAPASSSAFALLGEYGMGKTVTLQRFARHLRKLRPKDPTIPLSLYLDLREVTGLEHGVPTLDQIVTEVMKRSWPNGDLPAYTMENFESWISQPAVVIFDGLDEVLVKLSAGDGQTFTRTLLSLAPRLGDARCGRLKIMVSCRTEYFRTLSNQLNHFTGHRPPGHMQADSSSVLILRPFEDGEVRTYLSTVFPGQDLNKILETIHSIHGLDELTRRPYTLSLVARFLPEIELDRAAGKTVYGVSLYRRTANAWLERDDGKHQIRAEDKQMFTATLAARMWAERETSLPIRVIERWFREWLDLEPGLRSRYEHFHPDRLEEDLRAATFLTRTDVNESSTFRFAHTSLQEYFLAMHLVEAIRSNRPEHWALPTLSYATLDFIGQLLAEARQPKLLTTLASWSAPYRVQASENLLAYAVRAIGRGWPVPVLRGLDMRGAQLDNLKIPAFGTFHSPLDLSGAQFRGASLRHAALYNANLDGADFQGANLFQAYFLRCSLNSTRFVAADLVSTVFRDCILTVTEFDDSDIRGAQQLRCLDPNPSFLAAPARFPAAQLPSDRLRWNAIHSNLAVFSPDGTVLATAGNDGTVRLWEVGSGAERTVSEGHTGWVRSAVFSPDGSLVATAGNDGTVRLWEVGSGAERTVFEGHTGWVRSAVFSPDGSLVATAGNDGTVRLLETRTGAERTVFEGHTGTVRSVVFSPDGSLLATAGDDGTVRLWEVGSGAERTAFEGHIGWVRSAVFSPDGSLVATAGDDGTVRLLETRTGAERTVFEGHIGAVRSVVFSPDGSLLATAGDDGIVRLLETRTGAVRTVLIGHGGWVLSAVFSPDGALLATAGDDGTARLWETGNGVERTVLIGHGGWVLSAVFSPDGALLATAGDDGTARLWETDTGVERTVLTGYTGWVRSAVFSPDGALLVTAGDDDTVRLWEADTGAKRTVLIGHASGVLSAGFSPDGALLVTAGEDGTVRLWEADTGVERRVFVGHTGWVRSAAFSPNGALLATAGNDGTVRLWEADTGVERRVFVGHTGWVRSAAFSPDGTTLISAGDDGTVRLWEADTGTERVALIGHTGGVRSAAFSPDGTTLISAGDDGTVRLWEADTGTERVALIGHTGGVRSAAFSPDGILLATAGDDGTARLWDLRTSNALLAFGFVSRDPLDLGGYAVWRPATNKLLEISDEGWRALLWERHETGGHTARLPAEYFRSEVITSC